A stretch of Rhododendron vialii isolate Sample 1 chromosome 4a, ASM3025357v1 DNA encodes these proteins:
- the LOC131322571 gene encoding F-box protein CPR1-like, translating to MDFTLRMDKSYSSYLSALKSTAKRSGRRPPSFPTSPHFSYLNSLPEYQLPNIPPDLVTEILSRLPIQSLLRFRCVCKPWRDSISDPCLALSFQNRKIAIRYGKGLYDLNLHSEFGKVSMVELQYPMRKKEIGGTEEVEMPRFEILGSCRGLLLIRRDMDYFSPVNRHRRDLDFYLWNPSVRQCTKVLSLPQRDPLDKDVRYERPMTGCGLCYDSSTDEYKAVMAYERCDTYDACTGMAIVASLKSKHWTSYCFPYQLESGPVVNERLHWVVNRDENGTRFPAQQIVCFDPLVDEFVELSTPPSYDGDRNVILGLGILDGCLCVARYCVARYCYYGSDYESDHEFGYWSDYEAYNNIPDIEVLIMKEYGVEESWTSLFVMSRFGGLSTPYRHGPYRFGCFVPLCLTENGKVLVAVNGKQILLYNPSEDSGRHITSPANIFVYEESLVSPDSCGGGNDWRIESVDAWNYVYYDDSDRAQQKYDWCPCCACDPSHWDDMYDWVVNGDYDWEVDGDYDWKEEDFLKKEKQRHRMRIRTKTL from the coding sequence ATGGATTTCACGCTGCGGATGGACAAATCTTACTCCTCCTACCTCAGTGCTCTCAAAAGTACTGCCAAGCGATCCGGCCGACGGCCGCCGTCTTTCCCCACCTCACCCCATTTCTCATATCTCAATTCTCTTCCCGAATACCAGCTGCCAAATATCCCACCAGATCTCGTAACCGAAATCCTCTCTCGTCTACCCATCCAATCTCTACTCCGGTTCCGATGCGTTTGCAAACCGTGGCGTGACTCCATCTCCGATCCCTGTTTGGCTCTTTCGTTTCAAAACCGGAAAATCGCCATCAGATACGGTAAGGGCTTATACGATTTGAACTTACACTCTGAATTCGGTAAAGTTTCGATGGTAGAGCTTCAATATCCGATGAGGAAGAAGGAAATAGGTGGCACCGAGGAGGTAGAAATGCCACGGTTCGAAATCTTAGGTTCTTGTAGGGGTTTGTTGCTTATTAGACGTGACATGGATTATTTTTCCCCAGTAAATAGACATAGACGTGACTTGGATTTTTACCTGTGGAACCCTTCAGTTAGGCAATGCACCAAAGTACTTTCGCTTCCGCAGCGAGATCCGCTAGATAAGGACGTCCGGTATGAGAGGCCTATGACTGGCTGTGGTCTATGTTATGACTCGTCAACCGATGAGTACAAGGCAGTAATGGCTTACGAGCGTTGTGACACTTACGATGCTTGCACGGGAATGGCCATCGTTGCTAGTTTGAAAAGCAAACATTGGACTAGTTATTGTTTCCCTTACCAGCTGGAGTCCGGTCCAGTAGTGAACGAGCGATTGCACTGGGTGGTCAATCGAGATGAAAATGGTACGCGATTTCCAGCCCAAcaaattgtttgttttgatCCGTTGGTAGACGAGTTTGTAGAGTTATCAACCCCGCCATCTTATGATGGGGATAGAAATGTCATATTGGGTTTGGGGATTTTAGATGGATGCCTTTGTGTGGCACGTTACTGTGTGGCACGCTACTGTTACTATGGAAGTGATTATGAGAGTGATcatgagtttggttattggagtGATTATGAGGCCTATAATAATATACCAGATATCGAGGTGCTAATCATGAAGGAATACGGCGTGGAGGAATCTTGGACTAGTTTGTTTGTTATGTCTCGTTTTGGGGGATTGTCAACTCCTTATAGGCATGGACCCTATAGATTTGGATGTTTCGTGCCATTGTGCTTGACAGAGAATGGAAAAGTTCTTGTTGCAGTGAATGGAAAACAAATATTGCTTTACAATCCGTCAGAGGATTCGGGAAGGCATATTACCAGTCCGGCAAATATATTTGTGTATGAGGAGAGTTTGGTTTCACCAGATTCATGTGGTGGGGGAAATGATTGGAGAATAGAATCGGTGGATGCTTGGAATTATGTCTACTACGATGATAGTGATCGGGCTCAACAAAAATACGATTGGTGTCCGTGTTGTGCTTGTGACCCCTCCCATTGGGACGACATGTACGATTGGGTGGTGAACGGTGATTATGATTGGGAGGTGGACGGCGATTATGATTGGAAGGAGGAAGACTTCttgaaaaaagagaaacaacgACATAGAATGAGAATTAGAACAAAAACTCTTTGA